The Geothrix sp. genome has a window encoding:
- a CDS encoding GreA/GreB family elongation factor: MPKHVLVKLEKELKDIKQALLVDIPQEIARAAGQGDLSENAEYEQALAKRDMFQNKLVTIEKRISEVASLDISRLPKSRAAYGSKVTILDLDSEEEFTYTLVLPEELDGHPQHLSISSPIGMALVGQEEGNEVRVQIPAGTRRFEILELKTIHDVA, translated from the coding sequence ATGCCCAAGCACGTGCTCGTGAAGCTCGAGAAGGAACTCAAGGACATCAAGCAGGCCCTTCTGGTGGACATCCCCCAGGAGATCGCCCGGGCGGCCGGGCAGGGCGACCTGTCCGAAAACGCCGAATACGAGCAGGCGCTGGCCAAGCGCGACATGTTCCAGAACAAGCTCGTGACCATCGAGAAGCGCATCTCCGAAGTGGCCAGCCTGGACATCAGCCGCCTGCCCAAGTCCCGGGCCGCCTACGGCTCCAAAGTCACGATCCTGGACCTCGATTCCGAGGAGGAATTCACCTACACGCTGGTGCTTCCGGAGGAACTGGATGGCCACCCGCAGCATCTCAGCATCAGCTCCCCCATCGGCATGGCGCTGGTGGGCCAGGAAGAGGGCAACGAGGTCCGCGTCCAGATCCCCGCGGGCACCCGGCGCTTCGAGATCCTGGAACTCAAGACCATTCACGATGTAGCCTAG
- a CDS encoding lysophospholipid acyltransferase family protein, translating into MTPSPAPTLRHRLEYGVFRLLDGVIGRLPWATVQALGEAAGTLFYLVDPRHRRIVRENLRFADLGLSEAETRAMARTCFRHFGALFVGLLRLRRATPEELDRWIKVEGLEHFDAAQASGKGFIQLTGHYGNWEAIALAQSRHGRTLDAIGRELDNPLLEPISLGFRTRFGNRVILKDGAMRETLKALKAGRGVGFLLDQDALTMGVWVKFLGQWASTFGTAGSLAARYGLPVLPVFSWPNPDGTTTVRFEPPFQVPVTGDAAKDAWVATQLMTARIEDQIRKDPRWWFWMHRRFKTRPGEGNPLPAPLPPPEWVESVQLSRV; encoded by the coding sequence ATGACCCCCTCTCCCGCTCCCACGCTCCGGCACCGCCTGGAGTACGGTGTCTTCCGCCTGCTGGATGGGGTGATCGGGCGCCTGCCCTGGGCCACAGTGCAGGCCCTCGGGGAGGCCGCGGGCACCTTGTTCTATCTGGTGGACCCCCGGCACCGCCGCATCGTCCGGGAGAACCTGCGCTTCGCGGACCTGGGCCTCTCCGAGGCGGAGACCCGGGCCATGGCCCGCACCTGCTTCCGGCACTTCGGGGCCTTGTTCGTGGGCCTGCTGCGATTGCGCCGAGCCACCCCCGAGGAACTGGACCGCTGGATCAAAGTCGAGGGTCTGGAGCACTTTGATGCCGCCCAGGCTTCCGGCAAGGGCTTCATCCAGCTCACGGGCCACTACGGCAACTGGGAGGCCATCGCCCTGGCCCAGAGCCGCCACGGCCGTACCCTGGATGCCATCGGGCGGGAGCTGGACAACCCGCTGCTGGAGCCCATCTCCCTGGGCTTCCGCACCCGGTTCGGCAACCGGGTGATCCTCAAGGACGGCGCCATGCGGGAGACGCTGAAAGCCCTCAAGGCCGGCCGCGGCGTGGGTTTCCTGCTGGATCAGGATGCCCTCACCATGGGGGTGTGGGTGAAGTTCCTCGGCCAGTGGGCCTCCACCTTCGGTACCGCCGGCAGCCTGGCCGCGCGCTATGGCCTGCCCGTGCTGCCGGTCTTCAGCTGGCCCAACCCCGACGGCACCACCACCGTCCGCTTCGAGCCCCCCTTCCAGGTGCCCGTCACCGGCGATGCGGCGAAGGACGCCTGGGTGGCCACCCAGCTCATGACCGCCCGCATCGAAGATCAGATCCGGAAGGACCCCCGCTGGTGGTTCTGGATGCACCGCCGCTTCAAGACCCGTCCCGGCGAGGGGAACCCCCTTCCGGCTCCGCTTCCGCCCCCAGAATGGGTAGAATCGGTTCAACTCTCCCGCGTGTGA
- a CDS encoding glycosyltransferase family 9 protein produces the protein MSAGPGERATGHPVLADLDRALAQGAAPEVWIRFPRQLGDVVMTLPFLRTLQHHWNGVATARGVHLRWIAVGHHIGAALLSEADPAFIAASLIEGGGAAKPDPWALVRGWRKRPPAAFLNLSQSARLPFAAWLSRVPIRAGIADNHLRLLYHHPIKYRDLPLHIATRIQPLLATLTGDDRALWLPLTPDLLGGRKGPEKLREVGWAGEPYATLAFGTRGFGKRWFPEDRTWPELMRLLQARGLRPVLLGGPDEAPLGAELAAAVPGALNLAGRTTLPEACAVQSAAWGNVAIDTGLAHTAAATGRPTVTLFGPSPEVWVNPIGPRALALRGPDVDCDPGVAADFPTHGSSAHRISPSRVMEVLTLLTKES, from the coding sequence ATGAGCGCGGGCCCGGGCGAGCGCGCGACTGGCCACCCGGTGCTGGCCGACCTGGACCGCGCCCTGGCCCAGGGCGCCGCGCCCGAGGTGTGGATCCGCTTCCCGCGCCAGCTGGGCGATGTCGTGATGACCCTCCCCTTCCTGCGGACCCTCCAGCACCACTGGAACGGGGTGGCCACGGCCCGGGGCGTACACCTGCGGTGGATCGCCGTGGGCCATCACATCGGCGCCGCCTTGCTGTCGGAGGCCGATCCCGCCTTCATCGCCGCGTCCCTCATCGAAGGCGGCGGGGCCGCCAAGCCCGATCCCTGGGCCCTGGTGCGGGGCTGGCGCAAGCGCCCTCCCGCCGCCTTCCTGAACCTCTCGCAGAGCGCCCGGCTGCCCTTCGCCGCCTGGCTGAGCCGGGTGCCCATCCGGGCCGGCATCGCGGACAACCATCTGCGCCTGCTCTACCACCACCCCATCAAGTACCGCGACCTGCCCCTGCACATTGCCACCCGCATCCAGCCCCTGCTGGCGACGCTCACGGGCGATGACCGGGCCCTGTGGCTGCCCCTCACGCCGGACCTGCTGGGCGGGCGGAAGGGGCCCGAGAAGCTCCGCGAGGTGGGCTGGGCGGGCGAGCCCTACGCCACCCTGGCCTTCGGCACCCGCGGCTTCGGCAAACGCTGGTTCCCCGAGGACCGCACCTGGCCGGAGCTGATGCGGCTCCTTCAGGCCCGCGGCCTCCGCCCGGTCCTGCTGGGCGGGCCGGACGAGGCGCCGCTGGGCGCCGAGCTCGCCGCGGCGGTGCCCGGCGCATTGAACCTGGCGGGAAGGACGACCCTGCCTGAAGCCTGTGCCGTCCAGTCCGCGGCCTGGGGCAATGTGGCCATCGATACAGGTCTGGCGCACACGGCCGCGGCTACGGGGCGGCCCACGGTGACCCTCTTCGGCCCCAGCCCCGAGGTGTGGGTGAACCCCATCGGGCCCCGGGCCCTGGCCCTGCGGGGGCCGGATGTGGACTGCGACCCCGGGGTGGCGGCGGACTTCCCCACCCATGGCTCCAGCGCCCATCGGATTTCCCCATCTCGCGTGATGGAAGTGTTGACATTGCTGACGAAAGAATCCTGA